A region of the Silene latifolia isolate original U9 population chromosome 9, ASM4854445v1, whole genome shotgun sequence genome:
GGTCCAGACGATGAGTAATGCACGAGACTCAAACCAGAAAGATAAGGGGCCATTGGTTTGAGATGATAAGGATGATTGTACGGCGGCAGAATAGGAGGACGGGGTCGATGATATCGATGGTAAATGTCTTTTTGTCCGGAAATTATGGGCGTCCAGGCCTATTAATGTAAAATTTGCGACTGAGACTATGATTCGCCTTTGGAATCCTTCGAAACCTGTGCCTGGGAATGTTGTCGACGCGAAAGAGAAAACGTTCATTTTTCGTTTTGAAGGGGAACGAGACAAGGCGAGGGTTGTTGATGGCCAACCTTGGCATTTCGACAAATTCGTCTAGTGTTTCAATGAACCCAATCGATCTGGTAAGGTCACCGATGTACCACTTTGTCATTTTCCTATTTGGTCGAGGGCGTATGATCTTTCTATTTCGGGGAGAGCTAGCCAGTCGAATATTAATAAAATTGGGGAGAGCTTCGGCACTTTCCAGGAGGCGGATTTAGGTCAAAATTATGAACTTGATAGGGCTGTCCGTATTCGTATTATCCATGATATGCAAGAACCGCTTAAAGTTACTGTGCCTATTAAGATGAAGGATGGTCGTGTGGTTAACTTTGAtgttaagtataaaagtttacctATCTTTTGCTATGGTTGTGGGTAATGGGACATGGGGAGAAGGACTGTGAACATGGTCCGTATGAAGACGAGGAACTTGCTTTTGAGGAATGGCATCGTGCCTCTCCTTGGAAGGTCACAAAGACTGTAAGTGAGGGCTCGGGGAGGGCAGGACGGGACTTAAATTCGGCTTTTGAAACTGAGAAGAAGTAGGAGGCGGCAAAGGATATATATTTGATGATTGAGCGACTTCAAGCTATTGCACTTAACCTTAAAACAAAGCGGAATGGTGCTAAATTGAAAAATATTGATAATATGAAAACGGGAGATGTGGAGGTCCGAGCGAAGGGGTTAGAGGCTGATGTGGGTTTCAGTGAGGAGGTGAACTAGAGGCAGGTGGTTGAGTGTACTGAGGGGGATACTCGTGGGGAGAGGGAGGAGCATTATAATTGATACGAAAGTTGAGCGGAAGCGGTTTAAATAAATAACGAACAATAATGAAaaagggatatttgcttcgaaatctgccaagaaatcgaaacaatgggatatttgcccgGGTTACACCTATAACTCgaacaatggtgaactataatcaagacctattgattataaatcgggttaatgcttgaaaacACGTCAAACAATAACGAGGATGGAACGAAACGCGTCGATCCTAAGGTTTACAGAACTTGTAAACACCAAACAAAGCAACAACTTTTACTTTTATTAATTCTCAAattgataaataaaataatacaacTGACTCCTTATTTATACTAATAGACAGACTTGCTAAACAAGCCTAACCTACCTAAAACACCAGCTAAATTTCACCCACACTTGCCTAAATCGACTCTAATTGTCTTTTCTAAAGCTAATACAATTACCTTACTTATTCTAACTGGAATTAGGAAATAAATAAACTAGTAATAATCTAACTAGGAAATAAACTAACCCTAATGGTTTATGAAaaacctttattttgtatcatactccctttcttcaaaagaatcgtcccgattctaaGAACCACGGAATCCACCGGGATCAAATACAATCCTAGCAAATTCAGATTCAAAATTGACTAAGAACATGAAGTTATTCGTGAAAATCATTGCTCTCCTTTTCAGCTCGTCGTCTTCAATGCAGCCTTCAAGCTTATCCATCTTTTCCCATATGAGCTCGTGCCTTCCACCCCACCACCCTCCTTGCACGAGATCAAGCTTTAATCTTTTTGAATCACCTATGTCAACTACAGGAATCCGGTTCATAAAATAATTATGCCCATCAGCATTACCAAATAATTTTCCATTGATGCACTAATTAACTAGATCTTGTTCTTGAAAAATAACATCACCATTAACCTCATTTGTCTCATCATCATTATAATCATCAAAAATAGGAGGCAATTTCGGATCAAACTTAACCTTCTCCTCATAGAACCTTTCAAACGAGAACACCGCCGACATAATTTTATTTTTCCCGGATGAACAGTACACGTGAATAGTAAAAACGTTTTTTTTGTGCAACCGTCACGCCTTGAGTAGCAAGTTACTAGAACCGTACTCCTTGgttcaaaaccgattaaccctcgaactacctgtacgagtttaacccttgaactccaatcgcaatcagaaattcaactaacaacttggctttgacacgcctaggaccgtctagatttaaggaaaatcaagagccgaaaCTCTGATACTACTTATGATACGAAACTTGAGCGGAAGCGGTTTAATAGAATACGAACAATAATGAAaaagggatatttgcttcgaaatctgccaagaaatcgaaacaatgggatatttgctcgggttagacctataactcgaacaatggtgaactataatcaagacctattgattataaatcaggttaatgcttgaaaacgcgtcaaacaataacgagGATGGAACGAAACGCGTCGATCCTAGGGTTTACCGAACTTGTAAACACCAAAAAAAGCAACAACTTTTACTTTTATTAATTCTCAAATTGATCAATAAAACAATACAACTGACTCCTTATTTATACTAATAGACCGACTTGCTAAACAAGCCAAACCTACCTAAAATACCAGCTAAATTTCACCCACACTTGCCTAAATCGACTCTAATTGTCTTTCCTAAAGCTAATACAATTACCTTACTTATTCTAACTGGAATTAGGAAATAAATAAACTAGTAATAATCTAACTAGGAAATAAACTAGCCCTAATGGTTTATGGAaaacctttattttgtatcaataaTCTACTTGATAATGCTGCAATTAGGGTGGTGATGGAGGAAGTAAGGGTAGATGAGAGGGATGGGTTGGACTCAATAATAGCTATGGGCCAGGGTGGCAATACGGGTATGGTGGGACAGAAGAGAAGGGAGTGGAAAAAGTTAGCGCGAGAGAGAGGGATGATAGTAGCGAGGTGATGGGATGTATGAGTGGAAGCAAAAGAGAATTGGACGGGGGAAGATATTAGTGGGGTCGTCAAGAAATTTCAAACTTTGGAAGATGGGGGTGTCTTAATACCTGAGGCGGTGGTTGAGAGAActcaaccccgccgggcccaatgaatcTCATAAGTCTTAACTGTCGGGGATTGGGCAACCCCGACACGACCAATACCTTGCATACTTTAGTACTCAAGGAAGCCCCGGTCATGATGTTTCTTTGCGAGACGAATTTTTGTGATCGTGATATGCGGACGGTGAGGGAAAGGTTGGAGGGCTATTACGGTATGGAAGTGGATAGTGTGGGGCGTTCGGGGGGTCTCACTTTTTTGTGGAAGAAGTAGATTGATTGACAGTTTGTCTCGGCATCTGTTCACCATATGGATTTTCATGTTAGGGAGGGAGAGAAACAATATAGGGTTACCGTTTTCTATGGGTGGCCTGCTATGTCTGATCGTCATCTCTCGTGGGCTCTACTTCGTCTTTTATATGGCCAATCCTCTCTACCATGGATTTGCATAGGGGACTTTAACGAGATTTAATACTCCCCTGAAATGAAAGGAGGGAGCCGTGCTCAATGGCAAATGAACAACTTTCAAGCGACAATTGATGATTGTGGTCTTAAAGATGTGTTGTGGTAAGGATATGCGTATACTTTTGATAACAGGCAAGATGAGGATGCAAATAGGCAATGTTTACTAGATCGGGCCCTGTGTTCGGAGTCCTGGTTGGAGTTATTTCCGTATGCCAAATTGTTTCACCTTGACAGAGAGTGGTCCGATCATGCTTCTATCCGCTTGGCTTTTGATAGACGTGAAATTGGGGGCAAAACGAGGTCACGGTTCAGGTTTGAGCAAGTTTGGGTGGGTGAAGAGGGGTGCGAGGAAGCTGTTCTTCGGGGCGTGGAGCGAGGTCACGGGAATTTGGCGAATACTATTCAAGCGTGTACGAAGGAACTCCAGGCTAGGAAAAAGATCAATGTTGGTAAAATTAATCGTTCCCTTGAGAGTAAACAAAAGCAGCTTGTCCGACTAAATGAAGGCCCGCGAACAGAGGATAACGTGACGAAGCGAAGAAAACTTATAGCTCAAATTATAAGGCTACATAAACAAGAAGAGCAATATTGGAGGCAATGGTCATGGGCTCTGTGGCTTAAGGATGGGGATCGCAATACAAAGTTTTCCCACTCTAGAACTGGGGAGAGGAAAAAGAAGAATTTTATTGAGAGGCTTATTGATGATGGGGGACGGGAATGTGCAGGTGATGACGAAGTGGCGAGGGCGGCTAATCGTTACTTCCAAGAGTTTTTACTTCGGCGAAGCCTTCAGGTTTTGATGATGTTTTAGTGGGTCTTGAAGGGCGGGTCACGGAGAGAATGAATAGATTTTTACGGGTTGATTACGATGAGGCGGAGATTACTGAGGCTCTTAATCAAATGCACTCGTTGAAAGCTCCTGGTCCAGATGGGATGAACGGTCTTTTTTATCAGACATACTGGCAAGATATAGGGCCTAATGTGGCGAGTAATGCTTTAGCTATTTTACGTGGACATGAATCGCCACTGAGACTCAATAAAACTAACATCGTCTTAATTTCAAAGAAGAAAGCACCTGATAAAATTCGGGATTTTAGGCCGATTAGCTTGTGTAATGTGGCCCATAAACTTGTGTCGAAGGTCTTGACAAACTGTTTGAAGTTGTTTCTTGATGAAATAATATCGGAAAACCAGAGTGCGTTTACTCCGGGCCGTCTCATTTCTGATAATATTTTGATTGCTTTTGAATTATTTCACTTTATGAAGAATAATCGACAAACGGAGGGGCATATGAAGATTAAGCTTGATATGGCTAAGGCCTATGATAGAGTGGAGTAGGTGTTCTTGAGACGGGTTTTGGTGACTATGGGCTTTGATATGCGATGGGTACAACGGGTGATGAATTGTGTCTCAATTGTGACCTTTCGGTCCTTATTAACGGTCTCCCATCCGATGAGTTCCAGCCGAGTCGAGGGTTACGCCCGGGTGACCCGTTATCCCCATATCTTTTTCTCCTTTGTGCGGAGGCTTTGTCAAACATGCTGAGGAGGGCGGCCGAGAGTAATGTGTTACAGATTTCGAGCTTGGCCCCCGTTATTTCACATCTTCTTTTTGCGGATGATAGTTTATTTTTTCTACGGGCAACCGTACAGGAGGCGGACGTTATTAATGCTATTTTAAGGAGATAGGAGGCGGCCTCGAGACAGCTTGTGAGCCTTGAGAATACTACTGTCTCTTTTGGTATAGGAGTTAGTACGGGTCAACGTAATTTGGTGGCGAATAGATTGGGGGTGGTGGAGGTAGAGGAGCATGCTCGGTATCTTGGGCTTCCTACTGTGATAGGTCGATCGAAGAAAATTATGATGGACATTATTCGTGATAAGCTGTGTAAGAGGTTACAAAGATGGCGCAGGAAAATTTTGTCTAGGGCTGGTAAGGAGGTTCTTATAAAGGTTGTGGCCtattcactccctacctatgtgatgagtgtgtTTAAAATTACTGCGAATTTTTGTGACAAGCTTTGATCGATGGTGGCGCGTTTTTGGTGGGGCAACAACGAGAATAAACGGGGCATCCACTGGGTGGCTTGACGGAAAATGGCGAGACCAAAGGGAGTTGGAGAGATTGGTTTTTGGGATTTTTGCTACTTTAACCCTGCGCTCTTGGTTAAGCAAGCTTGGAGGTTGGTTACTAACACCGATAGTCTGTGATCGCGGCTTATGAGGGCTAAATATTTTCCTGACGGGGAATTTATGAAAGTCAGGTTAGGATATAACCCGAGTTATACTTGGCGTAGTATCCTTGAGGCGAGGGAGGTGTTGGACCGTGGGTTGAGGAGGCGGATTGGTGATGGGACGGGGACGAAGGTTTGGGGGCATGCCTGGGTTCCGAATACTCAGTCGGGGTGGATTATTTCACCGTGTTTGCAAGGGAATGAAGGTATGAGGGTGGCTGACTTGCTAATGCCGAATGGAGGGGGGCTGGGACGAGGAGAAGTTGGGTTTTGAACGGGAAAGAGTGACCAATACTCGGGTTAGTGGTAATAGATGAAGGATATTTGGTATTGGGGTCTCGAAAAAGATGGGTTATATATGGTTCGTAGCGCATACAAAATACTGGCTGGTGACATGGGGGACATGGCGAATGGATCAAACTGGGAGATGGAGAGATGGATTTGGAATCGACTTTGGAAAATTCTGGTTTGGTCCCGAGTTAAGCTCTTCTTCTGGCAGCTGTGTAGTGAAGCTTTTGCTACAAGGGCGAATATTGCAGCTCGAGTTGGAGGTGAGTTCTCTTCTTGTCCTTTTTGTCTTTCACATATTGAGTCGAGTTTTCCTTTGTTTCGGGATTGTGGGGTGGCTAATTGGGTGTGGGATAGCTTGAGTGTTGAAGGGATTGCGGATGCTAGGGGAGTTTCGCAATAAGGTGGTCTTTGATGGCTTGGTGGTTGATCCGGAGATGATTGTGAGACGAGCTAATGATGTGATTCATGAAGTGGTGGGCGATACGGGGGAGAGAGCTGGTGGACAATTAAAGGGGCAGCAACAGCGGGAGAAAGGAGATGGTGGAGCGGTAGGATGGAGGACAACGCGGGAGGGTTATGTTAAGATAAATGTGGATGCGGGTGTAAAGGAAAGAAAGGGAGTTGGAACGGGTGTGGTGTGTCGTGACTCGAGGGGTGCGATTTTATGGGGTGTGTCCATCACTCGATCTCAAGTATGAGAGGCTCACTTTGCGGAAGCTATGGCAATCTTGGACGGGCTCGAGGAAGCGACCAATCGAGGGGTCACCAACGTGGTAGTCGAAAGCGATTGTTTGCAGGTTGTTGATGCTATTCGAGATAGGAGGATGGGACAGAGTGCTTTCTCGTTGGTCATCGAAGACATTGTCGATTTTAGTTCTCATTTTCAGTCTATTATTTGGTCACATGTAGGTCGAGCCAATAATTGTGTTGCTCACGGATTAGCTCATTTCTTTCCACGTACTTTAGGCAAAGTTATTTGGGAGGATAGTTTACCTCCTGTGAATGCTGCTGTAATATTTGATCATATTTCAGTTGAGTAGTGCCCTAGGGCTTTATCCTGCAAAacaaaaaaatattataatatcTTAATACATCTATCACTACCCCCCTTTAGAATAAAATTTCTCAATAGTTTTCCCTACAAAATGAATCTGATTAAATAAACAAGACTCTATGTTTATTAAATGGTTATCTTTTATTATAATATAATCTTTAATCATTATAATCTTTCTTTAACAAAATTATAATGtgtttattaaaataaaataaaaatggtataaatccAAAAATCCGTATATGAAAAACcgataaattaatattattagtttCATATAAAAAAATTACCACGTACTTAGGTcgtataaaaaaattatgaactgaTATTATTAATTTCATGGCAAAAAAAAAGCTTTAAAGttatttgagaaaatttataaattaaaatcattagttttgtgataaaaaatttcattaaaataagcaTGCATGACTTTACTTAACTTTTGATCAGTTTTCTATTTCAATTTTTTAtctcatattaaaatatgaaaaattaataatatgTCAATTTTATATCTACAAATAATAAATTATAAACTAAAAgatctataaataccgcgcatgcaTGTGCGAGATCCATACTACTTTATATAACACCTTCACATATAAATTTTTGAACACATATTCCCTCCGTCTTGGTCAATTATGCCAATAATAAATAGGACAATAAATGATCGGAACAAAGTACGAGTACATCACAATTCACAATTATTCAGAATATCTTGCATATATACAGACTAGTTATTACTCGGATTATATTATTCGTGGCGTGACTAATCAATAGTAGCACTCCGTATTTCGTATTTGAAGCATTTTTACAATATGTTATATACTTCATCACATAATAGTAATGTAACTTGATACTCGCTCTATCCTAGTGAATAGTTTGCCCTTACTTTATTTCGTGGATAATTACACTCCGAGTCCCGCTAGTGTGACTTCAACCACTTTTTCAACCAATACTTCAACAATTCCCTTGCCTACTTCTTCAGCAAATTCTTTCCCGGAGCTTTTACCGGTAGTTGACGAACCGATATTAATGCAATCTTGATGGAACGAAACCCCTTTACAAACAACGCATGAATAACACCAACCTTTACACTTTTTGTGGCAAGACATACACTTAACTTTTGGGTGGCTAGGAACATTCACAAGCAGCAAATAATGATCAGGATGCAAGGAATGTTGAGCGTACTGATTTTTCACGGCACAACACGGGTGCACGAAAAAGTCGCACGCCACACAACTGTACACCCTAGCATGAGAATCTCCACCATCGAGACACACATCACATAACCTTAAATGGCGCCTTGTGCTAAGCTCAAGTTCGTGTTGCGGGTGGAAAAAGGACAACAATCGGGTCGGATGATTAACACACATTGTGTCGAAGTACATATTGCATGGTTCACAGTAGTACCTGTACTTTTCGTTACACTTATTGTTGCAATAGCTGCAAATGTAATCCGTTGCACCGGTAACCAAGTTGAGTGGATGTTCGTGGATAAATTTTGTGACCTTCGTGTTTTCCGATATTAGACCTTCTAGTATAACACTTGAGACCGCGCAAGGGGGGTGCAATTCGACATTGCAGCTCTTACAAGTGTACCGATT
Encoded here:
- the LOC141602531 gene encoding uncharacterized protein LOC141602531 — encoded protein: MEPVTNNNLVTASCIADKHGYIDRDKLKEGDVLIHEEAERERLAEHLSGGPQDVSDFILHPQHQLKFEADNEQPFSCYACTLDGTGNRYTCKSCNVELHPPCAVSSVILEGLISENTKVTKFIHEHPLNLVTGATDYICSYCNNKCNEKYRYYCEPCNMYFDTMCVNHPTRLLSFFHPQHELELSTRRHLRLCDVCLDGGDSHARVYSCVACDFFVHPCCAVKNQYAQHSLHPDHYLLLVNVPSHPKVKCMSCHKKCKGWCYSCVVCKGVSFHQDCINIGSSTTGKSSGKEFAEEVGKGIVEVLVEKVVEVTLAGLGV